A stretch of DNA from Streptomyces rubradiris:
GACGGTCGCGATGATGCTCGCCCGTACCACCGGCAGGTCCGACATGTTCCGGACCAGGTTGAACACTCCGAGGTTCACGAGGACCCCGGCCCCGCCGACGGCGCCGAATTTCGCCATCTCGCGTACGAGCCGTTGCAGCCTCTCGGAACGAGGTTCCATGGCTGGGCAGCTCCCGTCGGTAGGGTTCGACAACCCCGCCATGCTAGCCGTGCGGGCCCCGGCGCGCCCATGGACCGGCCCACAGCCGGGAAACAGGCTGGAAAACAGGCCGGAAAGAGATGGGGAAGCGTCGGGTAAGAGTTCATGGAGGGAGGCGATCCGGCCACCCCGTACGGCCGATACCCTAAGGGTGTGACGTTCCCGGTAGTCGGCATGGTCGGCGGGGGGCAGCTCGCGCGTATGACGCACGAGGCGGGCATCCCGTTGGGCATCAGGTTCAAGCTCCTCAGTGACACCCCTCAGGATTCCGCGGCGCAGGTCGTGAGCGATGTCGTCATCGGCGACTACCGCGACCTGGACACGCTGCGCGAGTTCGCGCGCGGATGCGACGTGATCACCTTCGATCACGAACACGTCCCCACCGAGCACCTACGGGCCCTGGAGGCGGACGGCATTCCCGTGCGCCCGGGGCCCGACGCGCTGGTGCACGCCCAGGACAAGGGCGTGATGCGGGCGAAGCTCGACGCGATCGGCATCCCGTGCCCCCGGCACCGGATCGTGGCCGACCCCGAGGACGTGGTGCGGTTCGCGGCCGAGGGCGAGGGCTTCCCCGTCGTCCTCAAGACGGTCCGCGGCGGCTACGACGGCAAGGGCGTGTGGGTCGTGGAGAACCCCGAGGAGGCCGCGGAGCCGTTCCGCGCCGGCGTCCCCGTCCTCGCCGAGGAGAAGGTCGACTACGTCCGCGAGCTGGCCGCCAACGTCGTCCGCTCCCCGCACGGCCAGGCCGTCGCCTACCCGGTGGTGGAGTCCCGGCAGGTGGACGGCGTGTGCGACACCGTGATCGCGCCCGCCCCGGACCTGCCCGAGGACCTCGCCCTGCACGCCGAGCGGCTGGCCCTGAGCATCGCCAAGGAACTGGACGTCGTCGGACACCTCGCCGTCGAGCTGTTCCAGACCCGCGACGGCCGCGTCCTGGTCAACGAGCTGGCGATGCGCCCGCACAACTCCGGCCACTGGTCCATGGACGGCGCGATCACCTCGCAGTTCGCCAACCACGTCCGCGCGGTCCTGGACCTGCCGCTGGGCGACCCGCGTCCGCGCGCCAAGTGGACGGTCATGGTCAACGTCCTGGGCGGCGACTTCCCGGACATGTACTCCGCGTACTTGCACTGCATGGCCCGGGACCCCAAGCTCAAGATCCACATGTACGGCAAGGACGTGAAGCCCGGCCGCAAGGTCGGACACGTCAACACCTACGGCGACGACCTGGACGACGTGCTGGAGCGCGCCCGTCACGCAGCCGGCTACCTGAGAGGCACGATCACCGAATGAGCCCAGTTGTAGGCATCGTCATGGGGTCGGACTCGGACTGGCCCGTCATGGAGGGCGCCGCCAAGGCCCTGGACGAGTTCGAGATCGCCTACGAGGTCGACGTCGTCTCCGCGCACCGCATGCCCCGCGAGATGATCACCTACGGCGAGCAGGCCGCCGACCGCGGACTGAAGGTGATCATCGCGGGCGCGGGCGGCGCCGCCCACCTGCCCGGCATGCTCGCCTCCGTCACCCCGCTGCCGGTCATCGGCGTGCCCGTGCCGCTGAAGTACCTCGACGGCATGGACTCGCTGCTGTCCATCGTGCAGATGCCGGCCGGCGTCCCGGTCGCCACGGTCTCCGTGGCCGGCGCCCGCAACGCCGGTCTGCTCGCGGCCCGGATGCTCGCCGCGCACGACGAGGAACTGCTGCACCGGATGCGCGACTTCCAGCAGGACCTGAACGACCAGGCCACCGAGAAGGGCAAGCGGCTGCGCGCCAAGGTCGAGGGCGCGAGCGGCTTCGGCTTCGGGAAGTGACCGGCATGGGCGCGCTGGAGGAGGTCCGGGAACTGCTGCGCGAGTTCCCGGTCGTGGACGGCCACAACGACCTGCCGTGGGCGCTGCGCGAGCAGGTCCGCTACGACCTCGACGCCCTGGACATCGCCGGGGACCGCCGCGACCGGCTGCACACCGACCTGCCGCGGCTGCGCGCGGGCGGGGTCGGCGCCCAGTACTGGTCGGTGTACGTGCCGGCCGAGCAGCCGGACCCGGTCGCGGCCACCCTGGAGCAGATCGACTGCGTCCGCCGGATGCTGGAGCGCTACCCGGCGGACCTGGCGCCCGCGCGGACCGCCGCCGACCTGGAGACGGCCCGCGCCGAGGGCCGTATCGCCTCCCTCATGGGCGCCGAGGGCGGCCACTCCATCGCCAACTCCCTGGGCACCCTGCGCGCCCTGCACGCGCTCGGCGTGCGCTACCTGACGCTCACCCACAACTCCAACGTGGACTGGGCGGACTCCGCGACCGACGTGCCCAGGGCCGGCGGCCTGACCGCCTTCGGCCGCGAGGTGGTCCGGGAGATGAACCGGCTCGGCATGCTCGTCGACCTCTCCCACGTGGCCGCCACCACCATGCGGGACGCGCTGGACGCCTCCGCCGCGCCGGTGATCTTCTCGCACTCCTCCGCCCGCGCGGTCTGCGACCACCCGCGCAACATCCCCGACGACGTCCTGGAGCGGCTGCCCGCCAACGGCGGCGTGGCGATGGTGACGTTCGTGCCCAAGTTCGTGCTCCAGGCCGCCGTCGACTGGACGGCCGCCGCCGACGAGAACCTGCGCGCCCACGGGCTGCACCACCTGGACACCAGCCCCGAGGCGATGCGGCTGCACCGCGCCTTCGAGGAGCGCCACCCGCGCCCGGTCGCCACGGTGTCCGTGGTGGCCGACCACCTGGACCACATGCGCGAGGTGGCCGGCATCGACCACCTGGGCATCGGCGGCGACTACGACGGCACCGCGTTCACCCCGGACGGCCTGGACGACGTCTCCGGCTACCCGAACCTCCTCGCCGAGCTGCTGGACCGCGGCTGGTCCCGCACCGACCTGGCCAAGCTCACCTGGCGCAACGCGGTACGCGTGCTGGGCGCGGCGGAGGACGTGGCCCGCGATCTCCAGGCCACCCGCGGCCCCTCCCTCGCCACCATCGGCGAACTGGACGGCACACCCGGCGAGAGCTGACCGGGACGTCCGAGGGTCCTCACGTGTGCTCGATCCGGCACAGGCAGAACGGATGCCCGGCCGGGTCGGCGTACACCTGGAAGTCCTTCTTCCCGCGGTCCTCCAGGTCCAGCGGACGGGCGCCGAGCGCGAGCACCCGCTCGTGGGCGGCGTCGATGTCCGCCCAGGTCGGGCCCGCGTCGAAGTCGATGTGGAGCTGCTGGCCGTTGCGGTCGGCGCGCGGCCACTCCGGCGGTGTGTGGCCCTCGGCCCGCTGGAAGGCCAGCCGGGGCCCGTCCGGCACCTGGAGGACGACCCAGTCGTCGTCCTCGGGCTCCGGGGTGCCCCCGGCCACCGCCGCGTAGAAGGCGGCCAGGCGGTGCGGGTCGGGACAGTCGAGCACGACGGTACGGAAACGGGCCACGGGTGCCATGGGTCCTCCGGTTTCTGGTGTTCGAGAGATCTCAGCCGGCGCAGAGACAGAACGGGTGCCCCGCCGGGTCGGCGTAGACACGGAAGCTGCGGGACCGGTCGGCGGTGTCCAGCGGCCTGGCGCCCAGTTCCAGCGCCTCCTTCTCGGCCGCGTCCAGGTCCGGCACGGTCAGGTCCAGGTGGAACTGCTGGGAGTGGTCAGCCGCGGGCCACTGGGGCGGCACGAACCCGGGCGCCCGCTGGAAGGCGAGCGTCGGACCGCCGGGCACCTTCAGGTCCACCCAGTCGCCGTCGTCCTCCACCGTGCCGCCCAGCACAGCGGCGTAGAAGCCGGCCAGGGCACGGGGGTCGGGACAGTCCAGGACCACGGCTTCGAGCTTGGCGAAAGCCATGACTACCTCCTCGTCGTTACCTGTAGGGAAAGGTAACCGGTAACGGTTACCCCATACTCCGCCAGAAGCGGTAACGTCGCAAGCATGAGCGAGAGATCCGCCGCTCCGGGCGGCCTGGCACTGGTCGAGTCACTGGTGAACACGCTCGACCTGGAGGCGGGTACCGACGCGCTGGACACGCCGGAGGCCCGCGTCCGGCTGGGGATCACCGAGGACGGCGTCGCCGAGGCCCGCGAACTGCGCGAGTCGCTGCGCGCCGCGCTGCTCGCCCACGCCGGCCACCCGCCGCACCGCGCCGTGACCCCGCTCGGCACCCTGCTCGCCCGGGCCCCGCTGTACGTCGCCGTGGACGACCACGACGGCTCCGCCCGACTGGCCCCCGCCGTGCAGGGTCCGCTGCTCTCCCGCGTCGCCACCGCCGTCGCCGAGGCGCTCGTCGCCGGCACCTGGACCAGGCTCAAGGCGTGCGAGTCCGAGACCTGCCACTGGGCGTACTACGACCGCAGCCCCGCCGGCCGCGGGCGCTGGTGCTCCATGCAGCTCTGCGGCGCCCGCGCCAAGATGCGCCGCTACCGCGCGAAGGGCCCCTGACCCCCGCCACCGATGGTGCACAATGCGCACAGCCCCCGGTTCGGCCGACTGAGCCTCGGCCGAACCGGGGGCGTGCGCCACGCGGAACGGCCACCACTGCCCGCGACCCGGGATGACGAACGGCCCCCCGCGTCAACAGGGGGGCCGTCGCTCTTCGGCGTGTCACACGCCGTGCCGTCAGGCCGTCGGCCGCCCCATCGCCCGGTACGTCCAGCCGGCCCGGCGCCACAGCTCCGGGTCGAGGGTGTTGCGGCCGTCGAGCAGGACCCGGGCCGCCGCGACCTCGCCCAGCGCCGCCGGGTCCAGCTCGCGGAACTCCCGCCACTCGGTCAGGTGCAGGACGACATGGGCGCCCCGGACGGCCTCCTCCGCGGTGTCGGCGTAGCCCAGGGTCGGGAAGACCTTGCGGGCGTTGGCCATGCCCTTCGGGTCGTACACCGTCACCTGGCCGCCCTGGAGGTGGATCTGCCCGGCCACGTTCAGCGCGGGCGAGTCGCGCACGTCGTCCGAGTCCGGCTTGAAGGTGGCGCCGAGCACCGCGACCCGCTTGCCGAGGAAGGAGCCGCCGCCGAGTGCCTCCCGGGCCATCTCCACCATCTGGCCGCGCCGGCGCATGTTGATGGAGTCGATCTCGCGCAGGAAGGTCAGCGCCTGGTCGGCGCCCAGCTCGCCCGCGCGGGCCATGAACGCCCGGATGTCCTTGGGCAGACAGCCGCCACCGAAGCCGACCCCGGCGCGCAGGAACTTGTGGCCGATCCGGTCGTCGTGGCCGATGGCCTCCGCGAGCTTCGCCACGTCACCGCCGGCCGCCTCGCACACCTCCGCCATCGCGTTGATGAAGGAGATCTTGGTGGCGAGGAAGGAGTTCGCGGCCGTCTTCACCAGCTCCGCGGTCGGGAAGTCGGTGACGACGAACGGCGTGCCCTCGGCCACCGGCGTCGCGTACACCTCGCGCAGCAGCTTCTCGGCGCGCTCGCCACGGACGCCGACCACGATCCGGTCCGGGTGCAGGGTGTCCTGGACGGCGAAGCCCTCGCGCAGGAACTCCGGGTTCCAGGCCAGCTCGGCGTCCGCGCCCGCCGGGGCGTGCTCGGCGAGGTAGGCCGCCAGCCGCTCGGCGGAGCCCACCGGCACGGTCGACTTGCCCACGACCAGGGCCGGGCCGTGCAGATGCGGGGCGAGGGAGGCGATCGCGGAGTCCACGTACGACATGTCGCAGGCGTACTCGCCGTGCTTCTGCGGGGTGTTGACGCACACGAAGTGCACATCGCCGAAGGCCCCGGCCTCGGCCCAGTCCGTGGTGAACCGCAGCCGCCCGGTCGAGCCCTCGATCCCGGCGACGTGCCTGCGCAGCAGCTCCTGGAGCCCCGGCTCGTACATCGGCGTCTCGCCGCGCTCCAGCAGCGCGATCTTCTCGGGTACGACGTCCAGGCCCAGCACCTCGAAGCCCAGCTCGGCCATGGCCGCGGCGTGCGTGGCGCCGAGGTAGCCGGTGCCGATCACGGTGATCTTCAGGCTCATGGGTGCTCCAGCTCGGGTCCGTCGGTCGTGCTCGGTCATGCGGGCCCGAGCATATCCGGGCCGCTCGCGGGGCATTTCTCCCGCTGTCGCGTAGGTCACGTAGGCGGGTGAGGGCCGGACCTCTAAAATTTGAGTTACTTAACGGTAATTAGCGTCAGTATCACTGCGTCTTTGGAGCGTGAGAGACCGTGGCCGGATCGGCTGACTTCGACCTGTACCGCCCGTCCGAGGAGCACGACATGCTCCGGGACGCCGTCCGCTCCCTGGTCGAGGCGAAGATCGCGCCGTACGCCGCGGTGGTGGACGAGGAGGCCCGCTTCCCGCAGGAGGCCCTCGACGCCCTGGTGGCGAACGACCTGCACGCCGTGCACGTCCCCGAGGAGTACGGCGGCTCCGGCGCCGACGCGCTCGCCACGGTCATCGTGATCGAGGAGGTCGCCCGCGCCTGTGTCTCCTCCTCGCTCATCCCGGCCGTGAACAAGCTGGGCTCGCTGCCGGTGATCCTCTCCGGCTCCGAGGAGCTGAAGAAGAAGTACCTGGGCCCGCTGGCCAAGGGCGACGCGATGTTCTCGTACTGCCTCTCCGAGCCGGACGCGGGCTCGGACGCGGCCGGCATGAAGACCAAGGCCGTCCGCGACGGCGACCACTGGGTGCTCAACGGCGTCAAGCGCTGGATCACCAACGCGGGCGTCTCCGAGTACTACACGGTGATGGCCGTGACGGACCCCTCGAAGCGCTCGAAGGGCATCTCCGCCTTCGTCGTGGAGAAGTCCGACGAGGGCGTCTCCTTCGGCGCCCCGGAGAAGAAGCTCGGCATCAAGGGCTCCCCGACCCGCGAGGTCTACTTCGACAACGTCCGCATCCCCGCCGACCGCATGATCGGCGAGGAGGGCACCGGCTTCATGACGGCCATGAAGACCCTGGACCACACCCGCATCACCATCGCGGCCCAGGCCCTCGGCGTCGCCCAGGGCGCCTTCGACTACGCCAAGGGCTACGTCCAGGAGCGCAAGCAGTTCGGCAAGCCGATCGCCGACTTCCAGGGCATCCAGTTCATGCTCGCCGACATGTCGATGAAGATCTCGGCGGCCCGCGCCCTCACCTACCAGGCCGCCGCCGCCTCCGAGCGCGGCGACGCCGACCTCACCTACCTCGGCGCCGCCGCCAAGTGCTTCGCCTCGGACGTCGCCATGGAGGTCACCACCGACGCCGTCCAGCTCCTCGGCGGCTACGGCTACACCCGCGACTACCCGGTGGAGCGCATGATGCGCGACGCCAAGATCACCCAGATCTACGAGGGCACGAACCAGGTCCAGCGCATCGTCATGGCGCGCAACCTGCCGTAGCCGTCCGGGGGTTCGGGGTCTTCGGAAGGCGTCCCTCCGGGCGCCTTCCGGCGACGACGACCCGCTCGTCCTTCTGGCCGGCCTCCTGCTCCGGGCCGTGGACCGGTGAGGGGGCGCGGGCCCGACGTGCGGGGTGGCGGGGCCGGGCGTAAGACGGAAGGGCACGGGGTCCGCCCCGGGCCCCCGCCTTCCCAGGAGGAGCCATGACCCAGTCGCCGACGATGCCCGCGCTCACGCGGGAGATGCAGGACTGCATCGCCGCCTGCATGGACTGCCACAGCATCTGCGAGGAGACCATGAGCTCCTGCATGCAGAAGGGCGGCCAGCAGCAGATGCAGATCATGCGCGCGCTGATGGACTGCTCCGAGACCACCCGGATGTGCGCCGACATGATGATGCGCCGCTCGCCCATGCACACCGACATGTGCGCGCTGTGTGCCAAGGCGTGCGACATGTGCGCCGAGGCGTGTACCACCATGCCGGACGACCAGCAGCTGACGCGCTGTGCCGAGGCGTGTCGCCGCTGTGCCGAGAGCTGCCGGACGATGGCGGGCGCCGGGCGCGTGTAGCCCCGCAACGGCAGCCGCAGCCGCAGCCGCGACGGCACGGCCGGGGGCACCCGGCCCGGCGCACCCGCGCCCCGCTTCCCGGCGCCCCCGGCCCTCGCTCCCCGGCGCCTAGTTCCCGGAGACGGTGACCTTCTCGCCGTTGTTCAGCTCGTCCACCAGCGTCTTCACCTTGGCCTTGTCCCAGACCAGGTTGCCGCCCGCGGAACCGGAGATCGGCATGTTCATCGAGGTGCCGTCACCGCCGCTGACGCCCTTCATCGCCCAGAACATCGACGCCAGGTCCCACAGCGACATGTCCTTGTCGACGATCAGGGAGTCCAGGCCCGCGCCCATGGTCGGGTAGAACGTGAACGGGTTCAGGATCGTCGACGGCGTCGCCACCTGGTGGGCCAGGGCGGCGAGGAACTTCTGCTGGTTCTTGGTCCGCTGGAGGTCGGAGGCGGCGAACGCGTGCCGGGTGCGCACGAACGCGAGGGCCTCCTGGCCGTTCAGCGTCTGCTTGCCGGCCTCGAAGTCGGCGCCCGACCACTTGTCCTTGAAGCCCTTGTCGATGGTGATCTCGACACCGCCCACCGCGTCCACGATGCTGGCGAACCCCTGGAAGCCGATCTCCACGTAGTGGTCGATGCGCAGCCCGGTGTTGGCCTCGATCGTGCGGACCAGCAGCGTCGGCCCGTCCTCGGCGTAGGTGGCGTTCAGCTTGGCGTGCCGGCCCTGCGCCGGGAACACCTTCCCGGACGTCGACCCCTGGTACGACGGCACCACCACGTCCGAGTCGCGCGGCAGCGAGATCAGCGTGTCGCCGTTGTCGCCGACGTGCAGGATCATCATCGAGTCGGTGCGCTTGCCGTCGGCGCCGCCGGTGTGCAGCTTCTTCTTGTCCTCCTTGGACATGCCCTCACGGCTGTCCGAGCCGACGATCAGGTAGTTCGTGCCGTCGCCGCCCTCCGGCCGGTCGATGACCGTGGACAGGTCCACCTCGCGGCGCAGCTTGGAGTCGGCCCAGAAGTAGGTCGCGACCGACGTGACGACCAGCACACCCGCCACCGTGATCGCCGTCCACTTGATCCGCCGCCGCCAGTTCGGCGCCGGACGCGGGCCCCGGGCGGGCGCGCCCCCCGGAGCGCCCGGACCGCGACCGCCGGGGGTGCCGTAGACCTGGCCGGTGTTGTAGCCGCTGTCGTACCCGCCGCCGGTGCCCGGTTCATGGCCCCGGCCGTCCACGTACGACGGCTGCTGCGGCACCCCGGCACCGTACGGCGGCACCGCCGGGCCGGAGCCGTCGTGCCCCGAGCGCGGTCCGGGCGGTACCGCCGGGCCGCGCCGCACCTGACGCATCACGCGGGCGCTCTCCGGCTGCGCGCCGGCACTGCCGCGTCCGTAGCGCGGGCCGCGGTTGTCGTCGGACCATCCCTCGGGCCAGTCATTCATGCGCACCAGTGTGCCGGGCGCAGCGGTGTGCCGGACAAGGGCTGTCGGAAAAACAGGGCGGTGCTGTTGCGAAGCCGACACAAATTCCGCGAATGCGCCGTCGGCATAAGGTGGAGGGCATGACAGACCAGGCCACGGAAGTGGAACCGGAGATCCCGGGCAAGCCCACCTCCGCCTCCCGCACCACCCTCAGCCACATCATGACCCACAGCGACACCAACCTGCTGGGGACGGTGCACGGCGGGGTGATCATGAAGCTGGTCGACGACGCGGCGGGCGCCGTGGCCGGCCGGCACTCCGGCGGACCCGCCGTCACCGCGTCCATGGACGAGATGGCGTTCCTGGAGCCGGTGCGCGTCGGCGACCTGGTCCATGTGAAGGCACAGGTGAACTGGACCGGCCGGACCTCGATGGAGGTCGGCGTCCGGGTCCTCGCCGAGCGCTGGAACGAGTCGGCCCCGCCCACCCAGGTCGGCTCCGCGTACCTGGTCTTCGCCGCGGTGGACGCCGACGGCAAGCCGCGCCGGGTGCCGCCGGTCATACCCGAGACCGACCGCGACCGCCGCCGCTACCAGGAGGCGCAGATCCGCCGCACCCACCGCCTGGCCCGCCGCCGCGCCATCCGCGAGCTGCGCGAACAGCGGGCGGCGGAGGGCTTCGAGGACTGAGCGCCCCCGGGAAGCACCCAGAACACCGAGCACACCGAGAACACACCGCACACCGCCGCGCCGCCGTACGGCACGGGCGGCCCACCGCTCAGCACACCACCTCGTCGCCCCGCAGCACGCTCTGTTCCGGGCGGCCCGGGTCGTCGAACCGCACGCGGCGGACGTCCTTGAAGTCGGCGCCGGCCGTCACCTTCAGCAGCGGTCCCTGGCCCGGCACCGCCCGCAGCTCGCTGCCCGGCAGGGCCGCGGCCAGGGAGCGGGCGGAGCGGTCCCAGCGGGGGTCGTAGAAGACCAGCGTGCGGGGCACGTGGGCGGGGGCGGTCACCGGCCGGTGGGTGGTGGCGAAACCGGTCGCCGCGAGCGCCGCGTCGAGGCGCTTGCCCAGCCCCACGGTGCCCGTGCCGTTCGCCACCTGCACCCGGATCGTCTCCGGCGCCACCTCCACCGGCACCGGCGCGGGTCCCCGGGAGCGGCGCGCGGGGTCCTGGGCCAGCGGCTTGTCGTCGCGTACCGCCGCGAACAGCTTCGCCGCCTTCGCCGTGTCCCACTTCAGGGTCGAGCCGATGCCCTTGACCTGGTAGTCCAGCCGCCCGATGGGCACGGTGGTGAATTCCGAGGAGGACGGCGAGAAGTTCCGCATCGCCCGGCCGAGGTCGAGCAGCTCGTCGGTGCCGAAGCCCGCGTCCGCGCGGACCGAGCCGAGCACGGCCCGGGTCACGTCCCGGAACCGCATCGGGTTCAGCAGCACCCCGGAGGAGGTCGTCTTGTCGAGCAGCGCGGCCAGGAACCGCTGCTGCCGTTTCATCCGGCCCAGGTCGCTGGCCCCGTCGACGTGCCGGGCGCGCACGTACTGGAGGGCCTGCCCGCCCCGCAGGGTGTGCCGTCCGGGGGCGAGGTCGAGCCCGGTGTACCGGTCCTTCAGCGGGGTCGGCGTGCAGACCTCGACCCCGCCGAGCACGTCCACGGTCCGCATGAAGCTGGTGAAGTCGACCTCCAGGTAGTGGTCGATCTTCACGTGGGTCATGTTCTCCACCGTGCGGATGGTCAGCTGCGGGCCGCCCTCGGCGTAGGCCGCGTTGAGCCTGACCGGGTGCGGGCCGTGCCGCCGCCCCGAGTTCCGGTCGGTGTGCGCCGGCATCTCGGCGTAGGAGTCGCGTGGCAGGCTCACCACCGTGGCCCGCTCCCGGTCGTCGGCGACGTGCACGATCATCATGGTGTCGGTGCAGTGGCAGGGCTGGCCGCCCAGCCGGAAGGCGCGCCGGTCCCGCTCGCTGACCCTGTCCCGGGCGTCGGTGCCGACCAGCAGCACGTTCATGCCGTGCCCGCCCCGGGGCCGGTTCTTCATGTCCTTGAAGGCGTCGATCCGGGCGATGCCCGCGTCCAGGCTGCTGACCACCGCGTGGCCGATCCCGGCGGAGGCGAGCACCACGACCGACAGGGTGGTGACCGCCCGCATGGCCCAGCGGGGCCGCCGTGGCGGCCGGACCGGCGTCATGGCCCGCTCGGGCGGGCGCGGCACACGGCGGGGCGGCTGCGGGCGGCGCTGCGGACGCGCCGGGGACCGGGGCGGGCTGGGCAAGGGGACACCTCCGGACGAGGCCGTACGCGGAATCCTGGAGCACAGTAGGCCGATACGATCTCCAGCCCGCGCCGCGGCCCCGGTGGCGCGCATCCGTGTCCCCCGTTCGCGGTAACGTGAGGCTCCTATGAACGCCAAGCCCGACGTGCGGCTCCCCGCAGTGTCCGTGATCATGCCCGTCCTCAACGAGGAGCGGCATCTGCGCGGAGCCGTCGAAGCGATCCTCGCGCAGGAGTACGGCGGCGAGATGGAGGTCGTGATCGCCCTCGGTCCGTCCACGGACCGCACGGACGAGATCGCCGCCGAGCTGGTCCGCGCCGACCCCCGCGTGCACACCGTGCCCAACCCGACCGGCCGCACCCCGGCCGCCCTGAACGCGGCGATCAAGGCGTCCCGGCACCCGGTCGTGGTCCGCGTGGACGGCCACGGCATGCTCTCGCCGAACTACATCGCCACCGCCGTGCGGCTGCTGGAGGAGACCGGCGCGCAGAACGTCGGCGGCATCATGCACGCCGAGGGCGAGAACGCCTGGGAGCACGCGGTGGCCGCCGCGATGACGTCGAAGATCGGCGTCGGCAACGCGGCCTTCCACACCGGCGGCCAGGCCGGCCCCGCCGAGACCGTCTACCTCGGCGTGTTCCGGCGCGAGGCGCTGGAGCAGCAGGGCGGCTACAACGAGGAGTTCATCCGCGCCCAGGACTGGGAGCTGAACTTCCGGATCCGTGAGGCGGGCGGGCTGATCTGGTTCTCGCCCGAGCTGCGGGTGTCGTACCGGCCGCGGCCGTCGGTGCGCGCGCTGGCCAAGCAGTACAAGGACTACGGCCGCTGGCGGCACGTCGTCGCCCGCTACCACTCCGGGTCCATCAACCTGCGCTACCTCGCCCCGCCGGTGGCGGTGTGCGCGATCGCGGCGGGCCTCGTCGTCGGCGTCGCGCTGACCCCCTGGGGCCTGGTGGTCCCCGGCGGCTACCTGGCAGCGATCGTCGCGGGCTCGGTCCCGGCCGGCAAGGGGCTGCCGCCGGCGGCCCGGCTGCGCATACCGGTGGCCCTGGCCACGATGCACATGTCCTGGGGCTGGGGCTTCCTTACCAGCCCGAAGTCGCTGGCGCGCAAGGTCATCGCCTCCCGCCGGCCCGCGGTCCACGCCTGAACCCGCGCGGGGCCCCGTCCACCGGGGCCCCGGAAGCCGGTCCGCTACCAGCGGTACGGCGCGTACACGTCCATGCACTTGGAGGTGTCCGAGCCGTTCACGGCGTCGGAGTTCTCCGGCAGGTCGCCGGCCTTCGGCTCGGACTCCTTCGGGTAGGACGGGCCGGAGCGCCAGTCCGCGCCGACGACGACCGTGACCCCCGAGACGTCGGTCGACTTCTGCACCTGGGCCATCGGGATGCCCAGCGCCCCGGCCACCGCCTGGGCGTCACCCTCCAGGTCCGCGCTCGGATACCGCACCAGCGTCTTGTCCTCGGCCAGGCTCCCCGAGGCGTCGGCCTGCGCCCGGGCGTAGCCCTTGCCGGCGAGCACCTGGGCGATCGCCGACGCCCGCTGCCGTACCGCGGCCTCGTCGGAGGTCCGGGTGGCGTTGCGCACCAGCACCCCGAGCGCGGCCGGGTCCAGCGAGGGCTTCTTGTCCGGCTTCTTCGCGGCCGTGCCCTTCTTGCCGCCCTTCCCGTCCGGCTTCCCGCCGTTCTTGTCGAACGGCACGTCGTCCCGGAGCATCTGCCACATCT
This window harbors:
- a CDS encoding LCP family protein gives rise to the protein MNDWPEGWSDDNRGPRYGRGSAGAQPESARVMRQVRRGPAVPPGPRSGHDGSGPAVPPYGAGVPQQPSYVDGRGHEPGTGGGYDSGYNTGQVYGTPGGRGPGAPGGAPARGPRPAPNWRRRIKWTAITVAGVLVVTSVATYFWADSKLRREVDLSTVIDRPEGGDGTNYLIVGSDSREGMSKEDKKKLHTGGADGKRTDSMMILHVGDNGDTLISLPRDSDVVVPSYQGSTSGKVFPAQGRHAKLNATYAEDGPTLLVRTIEANTGLRIDHYVEIGFQGFASIVDAVGGVEITIDKGFKDKWSGADFEAGKQTLNGQEALAFVRTRHAFAASDLQRTKNQQKFLAALAHQVATPSTILNPFTFYPTMGAGLDSLIVDKDMSLWDLASMFWAMKGVSGGDGTSMNMPISGSAGGNLVWDKAKVKTLVDELNNGEKVTVSGN
- a CDS encoding acyl-CoA thioesterase, giving the protein MRRRHKVEGMTDQATEVEPEIPGKPTSASRTTLSHIMTHSDTNLLGTVHGGVIMKLVDDAAGAVAGRHSGGPAVTASMDEMAFLEPVRVGDLVHVKAQVNWTGRTSMEVGVRVLAERWNESAPPTQVGSAYLVFAAVDADGKPRRVPPVIPETDRDRRRYQEAQIRRTHRLARRRAIRELREQRAAEGFED
- a CDS encoding four-helix bundle copper-binding protein is translated as MTQSPTMPALTREMQDCIAACMDCHSICEETMSSCMQKGGQQQMQIMRALMDCSETTRMCADMMMRRSPMHTDMCALCAKACDMCAEACTTMPDDQQLTRCAEACRRCAESCRTMAGAGRV
- a CDS encoding glycosyltransferase family 2 protein, with translation MNAKPDVRLPAVSVIMPVLNEERHLRGAVEAILAQEYGGEMEVVIALGPSTDRTDEIAAELVRADPRVHTVPNPTGRTPAALNAAIKASRHPVVVRVDGHGMLSPNYIATAVRLLEETGAQNVGGIMHAEGENAWEHAVAAAMTSKIGVGNAAFHTGGQAGPAETVYLGVFRREALEQQGGYNEEFIRAQDWELNFRIREAGGLIWFSPELRVSYRPRPSVRALAKQYKDYGRWRHVVARYHSGSINLRYLAPPVAVCAIAAGLVVGVALTPWGLVVPGGYLAAIVAGSVPAGKGLPPAARLRIPVALATMHMSWGWGFLTSPKSLARKVIASRRPAVHA